The Thermomicrobiales bacterium DNA window CGCAGTCACCGCATGTCCATCGCCGGTGAAATGCAAATTCATGTCGACCATCGGCTCGAGGGTCGATCGACCGCCGCCCGCGCCGCCCCCCTTGATGCCAAACGTCGGCCCCATCGACGACTGCCGCAACGCGACGATCGCTTTCGCGCCGATACGCCGGCATCCCTGCGCCAAGCCAATTGCCATCGTCGTCTTGCCTTCGCCAAAGGGCGTCGGCGTGATCGACGTCACCACCAGGTACCGGCCGCGCTTGCCGCTCGGCCGTTCGCGGACATCGAGATGGATCTTTGCCTTGTAGTGACCGTAGAGATCGAGGTCGTTTGGGGTCAACCCAACCTCGGCGGCGACATCGACAATGGAGCGCATGGACGAGGAGCACCTTTCGATTGCTGCGACACCTGGCAACATCGCCAGGAACGTCGAGAGGATGACACGCGGCTGGGACACCGGGATGAGTGACATGAAAAGAGCGGGAGGGCGTCGCCGCCGCTCCCGCCGTTCGTGATATTGAGACGCTCGTCGGGCTAGACCCCCGGATTCTCCGCGTTGTAGACCGAGAACGGACCCATCACGATGCGCAGCGCGCCCGTGTCGGGCCGGGTGGGATCAGCCTCGATCGTGTAGTCGCCCATGCGGCCGGCGGTGAAGCTCTCGCCCTCGACCCCCTGGATGGCGCCGGTTTCCAGCAAGTACGCGGCGTAGTACGTCACGTAGCCAAGGTCGACGAAACTCCAGAGCGCGAACTCGGGAGCGCAACCGTTGTCCAGATACGCCTTCATCTCTTCAGGCAGCCCGAGCCCGGAAACCTTGACCTGGTCGCAAAGACCTTCGTCCTGCATCGCCTTGGCGGCGGCCACGATACCGACCGACGTCGGAGCCATGATCAGTTCCATGTCGGGGTACTTGTCGACCAGCGCCAGCGCCTGGTTGTAGCTCTCCTCGGACTCGTCATTGCCATAGACAATGTCGAGCAGTTCGAGATTCGCATAGGCATCGGTGGCGAGCACCTCTTCCAGCGAGGCAATCCAGGCGTTCTGGTTGGCGGCGTCCGGCGTGGCCGAAAGCACCGCGAACTTGCCGCCATCCTCACCAAGAATCGAGAGCGCCATGTCCGCCATGACCTGACCGGTTTCGGCGAAGTCGACCTGCGCGACGAAGAGCGATTCGCCCTCGCCGCTGGGAATCGGCGAGTCCCAGGTGACGACGTCCGTGCCGCCAGCCACCGCGGCCGCCACGGCCGGGTCGATCTGGTCGCCGGCGTTGTTCGAAAGCATGACTACGTCATAGCCGCCGGCCGGCGCATTGGTCACGAACTCGATCTGCCCGGCGGCGCTGTTGTCCGCGGTCGGGCCAACGAAGTCGAGCTTGCCTGGATTCTGCAGCTCGGCATGCGCTTCCTGCGCACCCTGGTTTGCCTGATCGAAGACCGAGATGCCAAGGAACTTGGGCAGGAGCATCATGTTGACTTCCTGCCCTGGTGTGGCTACCGCCACCCCGCCGCTGGGGCTGGCCTCCGGGCTCTGCGCCGATACTGTGGCCGCGATTGTCGGCATGAACGGGCCAACTGCGGCCGACAAGAGAAGTGTGCGACGTTTCATCTGCGTACCTCCATGTTCTTCATCGAAACAGAAGTTCCTTCGCGCGTATCCACGAGTTTGCGGGGCACCTCCTCTCAGTCGGCGCCTTGCGCGGTCACTTCCGCGCGAGGGGCCTGCACGTGCGGGTCGGTTGGCGTCCGGCGAACATGGCCGCGCGCCCGCGACACCAGATTCGGAATCAGCACAGAAAGAATGAGCAGCAAGCCGATCACACCGGTCTGGGTATTGCCGGTGATGCCGCCAATCGTCATGCCGTTGCGCAAATTGAGCACGAGCAGGATCGAGAGAAAGACTCCCACCATCGAACCGATGCCGCCAAAGATGCTGACGCCGCCCAACAAGACGATGGTGATGATGTCCAGTTCCATTCCCTGCGCGGTGCTGGAACGGACCGCGCTCAGCCGGGCAGCATAGAGAATGCCGGCCATCGACGAAATCAGTCCACTCATGGCAAAGATGATGATGCGGGTGCGCGCCACCGGAACCCCGGAAAAGACGGCAACCCGCGCGTTGGATCCAATCGTGTAGACCCGCCGTCCGAAGCCGCTGAAATGCAGGATCACCGTTGCGATCGCCGCCATAATGAAAAAGATGATGATGGAGAACGTGATCGGGCCCACGATACCGCCTTGCCCCATCCGCTCGAACCAATGCGGGAAATCCCCCAGCGACTTGTCTTCGATCAATGCCAACGCCAGCCCGCGAAACCCGATATACCCGGCCAACGTCACCGCAAGGGAATTGATTCCCACCTTCGCGACGAAGAATCCGTTCATCGTGCCAAGCGCAAGACCGACCAACAGCGCGATCGCAATCGCCACGCCCATGTTCCAGCCCGAATCATGCATCGTGGCAATGATGGCCGCGGACAACCCCATCATCGACGCAACCGAAAGATCGATCTCGCCGCTGATGATGACGAACGTCATGATCAGCGCGACGATTGCCTTCTCGATGCTGAGCTGGAGCAGGTTGATCTGATTCTGAACGGTCAGAAAGTTCGAAACCTGCGTGATGTTGTAGATCAGCACCACGATCAGGCAACCCAGGAGCAGCGCTTCCCACCGGCGCAGATAACGATTGATGTCAGTCCGCTCCATCGGCACTCCCTTCTGGCGAGAGCTCGAGCCGGGCCGCCGCCCTGTCGCGCCGGCGGGTGTTCACCCAGGCTTCCCGCAACTTGGCCAGCACGACGGCATCGACCGTGATGGCGATCAGGATGAGCAACCCGAGAATCGCATCGCGCACGAACTCGCTGAGGCCCGACCAGCGCAACAGGCTCTGCTGCATCACCTCGATCAGGACGACCCCGAGCAGGACGCCAAAGAGCGTGCCCTGACCGCCGAGAATACTGACCCCGCCAACCACCACCGCGGCCACCACCTGCAGTTCGAGTCCCTGAGCGGCGGTGACCGTGACGTTTCCAAAACGGACCAGATAAAGGAACCCGCCGAGACCAGCCAGTCCGCCACAGATGACGAACGCGGAAAAGACATCCCGTTGCGCCGGGAGACCTGCGATGCGCGCGCCGTCCGGATTCGAGCCGATAGCGTAGAGCCGGCGCCCGAACGGCAAGAACCGCAGGACCAGATACCCGGCAATCAGCACGACCAGCGCGATCGCAACCATGGCCCGCAGGTCGTAATCCGCCACCGAAACAACCGTGTTGCTCGGAAAGGAGCCGACCCAGCCCGGCAAATCGTCCGTGGTGACGGTCTTGGCGCCGGAAATCTCCACGAGCACGACGCGATAGATCGCCAACGTGCCCAACGTGGTGATGATGGCCGGCACGCCGCCATAGGCCACCAGCAAGCCGTTGATCGCGCCCAACCCACATCCGAGCGCAATCGCCAGCGCGGCCGCGATCCAGGGAGAAACATCGTTCCTTGTCAGGAATGTGCCGACCACATAGGCCGTCAGCCCA harbors:
- a CDS encoding substrate-binding domain-containing protein, whose protein sequence is MKRRTLLLSAAVGPFMPTIAATVSAQSPEASPSGGVAVATPGQEVNMMLLPKFLGISVFDQANQGAQEAHAELQNPGKLDFVGPTADNSAAGQIEFVTNAPAGGYDVVMLSNNAGDQIDPAVAAAVAGGTDVVTWDSPIPSGEGESLFVAQVDFAETGQVMADMALSILGEDGGKFAVLSATPDAANQNAWIASLEEVLATDAYANLELLDIVYGNDESEESYNQALALVDKYPDMELIMAPTSVGIVAAAKAMQDEGLCDQVKVSGLGLPEEMKAYLDNGCAPEFALWSFVDLGYVTYYAAYLLETGAIQGVEGESFTAGRMGDYTIEADPTRPDTGALRIVMGPFSVYNAENPGV
- a CDS encoding ABC transporter permease, whose translation is MERTDINRYLRRWEALLLGCLIVVLIYNITQVSNFLTVQNQINLLQLSIEKAIVALIMTFVIISGEIDLSVASMMGLSAAIIATMHDSGWNMGVAIAIALLVGLALGTMNGFFVAKVGINSLAVTLAGYIGFRGLALALIEDKSLGDFPHWFERMGQGGIVGPITFSIIIFFIMAAIATVILHFSGFGRRVYTIGSNARVAVFSGVPVARTRIIIFAMSGLISSMAGILYAARLSAVRSSTAQGMELDIITIVLLGGVSIFGGIGSMVGVFLSILLVLNLRNGMTIGGITGNTQTGVIGLLLILSVLIPNLVSRARGHVRRTPTDPHVQAPRAEVTAQGAD
- a CDS encoding ABC transporter permease, which translates into the protein MTDRILRHIRPEQFRELILLLVTLGALLFFWSQIPNYFDPRSINRLTVGLAIPLVVAVGQMMVVLTRNIDLSVSSTVGLTAYVVGTFLTRNDVSPWIAAALAIALGCGLGAINGLLVAYGGVPAIITTLGTLAIYRVVLVEISGAKTVTTDDLPGWVGSFPSNTVVSVADYDLRAMVAIALVVLIAGYLVLRFLPFGRRLYAIGSNPDGARIAGLPAQRDVFSAFVICGGLAGLGGFLYLVRFGNVTVTAAQGLELQVVAAVVVGGVSILGGQGTLFGVLLGVVLIEVMQQSLLRWSGLSEFVRDAILGLLILIAITVDAVVLAKLREAWVNTRRRDRAAARLELSPEGSADGAD